One window of the Schistosoma mansoni, WGS project CABG00000000 data, supercontig 0191, strain Puerto Rico, whole genome shotgun sequence genome contains the following:
- a CDS encoding PUR-alpha-like protein gives MPETVAVKSFKDGQQEEQELASKALRIQNKRFYLDIKQNKRGRFVKITEVGNGGQKSRILMSMPVALEMKEKINKLSDTYSQLPSHNRESLAQDGRIASDIIVRDSRRYYLDLKENERGRFLRLAMLSMGVRVQIAIPAQGMIELRNALTDLIQGYSGDMENDIFSDLPESKVLFVGNKTFYFDVGSNRFGVFLRISEVRANIRSSVTIPEQHCTRFCDIITELANKMSSQKVTNGTSENGNSSDQPEEKAEDDVKENTNGNSSVAS, from the exons ATGCCAGAAACTGTTGCTGTGAAAAGTTTTAAAG ATGGGCAGCAAGAAGAACAAGAGTTGGCCTCCAAAGCTCTTCGTATACAAAATAAACGATTCTACTTAGATATCAAGCAAAATAAGAGAGGTCGCTTCGTGAAAATAACTGAAGTCGGCAATGGAGGACAGAAATCACGCATCTTGATGTCAATGCCTGTTGCTCTGGAAATGAAGGAAAAAATTAACAAACTTAGTGACACATATAGCCAACTTCCATCTCACAATCGCGAGTCACTCGCACAAGATGGGCGCATCGCGTCTGACATTATTGTTCGTGATAGCAGGCGCTATTATCTTGATCTCAAAGAAAATGAACGTGGTCGTTTCCTGCGTCTTGCTATGCTTTCCATGGGCGTTCGTGTCCAAATTGCAATCCCAGCTCAGGGTATGATCGAATTGCGCAATGCATTGACTGATCTTATACAAGGCTATTCAGGAGATATGGAGAATG ATATATTTTCAGACTTACCTGAATCTAAAGTACTCTTCGTGGGCAACAAGACATTTTATTTCGATGTTGGTTCTAATAGATTTGGTGTATTTCTGCGTATATCAGAGGTTCGTGCTAACATTCGCTCCTCAGTCACCATACCTGAACAACATTGTACGCGATTTTGTGATATTATTACTGAGTTGGCAAACAAAATGTCCAGTCAAAAGGTAACCAACGGAACGTCTGAGAATGGAAACAGTTCCGACCAACCAGAAGAAAAAGCTGAAGATGATGTAAAGGAAAATACGAATGGGAATTCATCGGTCGCATCGTAA
- a CDS encoding PUR-alpha-like protein has protein sequence MPETVAVKSFKGELQLPSQRNISDGQQEEQELASKALRIQNKRFYLDIKQNKRGRFVKITEVGNGGQKSRILMSMPVALEMKEKINKLSDTYSQLPSHNRESLAQDGRIASDIIVRDSRRYYLDLKENERGRFLRLAMLSMGVRVQIAIPAQGMIELRNALTDLIQGYSGDMENDIFSDLPESKVLFVGNKTFYFDVGSNRFGVFLRISEVRANIRSSVTIPEQHCTRFCDIITELANKMSSQKVTNGTSENGNSSDQPEEKAEDDVKENTNGNSSVAS, from the exons ATGCCAGAAACTGTTGCTGTGAAAAGTTTTAAAGGTGAGTTGCAATTACCAAGTCAACGTAACATATCAGATGGGCAGCAAGAAGAACAAGAGTTGGCCTCCAAAGCTCTTCGTATACAAAATAAACGATTCTACTTAGATATCAAGCAAAATAAGAGAGGTCGCTTCGTGAAAATAACTGAAGTCGGCAATGGAGGACAGAAATCACGCATCTTGATGTCAATGCCTGTTGCTCTGGAAATGAAGGAAAAAATTAACAAACTTAGTGACACATATAGCCAACTTCCATCTCACAATCGCGAGTCACTCGCACAAGATGGGCGCATCGCGTCTGACATTATTGTTCGTGATAGCAGGCGCTATTATCTTGATCTCAAAGAAAATGAACGTGGTCGTTTCCTGCGTCTTGCTATGCTTTCCATGGGCGTTCGTGTCCAAATTGCAATCCCAGCTCAGGGTATGATCGAATTGCGCAATGCATTGACTGATCTTATACAAGGCTATTCAGGAGATATGGAGAATG ATATATTTTCAGACTTACCTGAATCTAAAGTACTCTTCGTGGGCAACAAGACATTTTATTTCGATGTTGGTTCTAATAGATTTGGTGTATTTCTGCGTATATCAGAGGTTCGTGCTAACATTCGCTCCTCAGTCACCATACCTGAACAACATTGTACGCGATTTTGTGATATTATTACTGAGTTGGCAAACAAAATGTCCAGTCAAAAGGTAACCAACGGAACGTCTGAGAATGGAAACAGTTCCGACCAACCAGAAGAAAAAGCTGAAGATGATGTAAAGGAAAATACGAATGGGAATTCATCGGTCGCATCGTAA